One genomic segment of Marinitoga piezophila KA3 includes these proteins:
- a CDS encoding response regulator, protein MAIKVLIVDDAAFMRMLLKDIVTKAGMEVVGEAANGQDAVTKYMELKPDVVTMDITMPVMDGIQAIKEIKKQDPAAKIIVCSAMGQQAMVIEAIQAGAKDFIVKPFQANRVIEAIQKVVRG, encoded by the coding sequence ATGGCTATTAAAGTTTTAATTGTAGATGATGCTGCATTTATGAGAATGTTGTTAAAAGACATCGTTACTAAAGCGGGGATGGAAGTTGTAGGAGAAGCTGCAAATGGTCAGGATGCAGTAACCAAATACATGGAATTAAAACCTGACGTAGTTACAATGGATATTACAATGCCTGTAATGGATGGAATTCAGGCAATAAAAGAAATAAAAAAACAGGACCCTGCTGCAAAAATAATTGTATGTAGTGCTATGGGACAACAGGCAATGGTTATAGAAGCTATACAGGCTGGTGCAAAGGATTTTATTGTTAAACCATTCCAGGCAAATAGGGTTATAGAAGCAATACAAAAAGTTGTTAGGGGGTGA
- a CDS encoding chemotaxis protein CheW, with protein MQKEILSFEVVNQEFGIDVDYVEMVIEKEEITPVPNSRVFIEGVVNLRGRIVPVFDLTKILDLEVPEDIVFDSIIIMKHEKEEIGILVNKVNNVISFDDEELDVLPAKSGKFVGKVNGVLKINNRLIVYLNLEKLFESLETK; from the coding sequence ATGCAAAAGGAAATACTTTCTTTTGAAGTTGTTAATCAGGAATTTGGAATTGACGTAGATTATGTTGAAATGGTAATAGAAAAAGAAGAAATTACACCTGTTCCTAACTCAAGAGTCTTTATTGAAGGTGTGGTTAATTTAAGGGGGCGTATAGTTCCTGTATTTGACTTAACAAAAATATTAGATTTAGAAGTACCAGAAGATATTGTTTTTGATAGTATTATAATAATGAAACACGAAAAAGAAGAAATTGGTATTTTGGTAAACAAAGTAAATAATGTTATCTCTTTTGATGATGAGGAACTTGATGTTTTACCTGCAAAAAGCGGTAAATTCGTTGGGAAAGTAAATGGTGTTTTAAAAATAAACAATCGACTTATTGTATATTTAAATCTTGAAAAGTTATTTGAATCATTGGAAACAAAATAA